A DNA window from bacterium contains the following coding sequences:
- a CDS encoding polysaccharide biosynthesis tyrosine autokinase, whose amino-acid sequence MSGPRGKNHKGRTHSDRKSYPLVVEKDLSTSFAESFRTAHTNIHYSLNGKIGKLLLVTSSLPQEGKTTTAVNLALTIAEGGQRVLLVDTDLRIPSIYKIFGHDRNRGLTNILMDMYTADLTGGTLSQYGPGDLLAILGIQGKNGLLNISENGDVYHLSFRNGHLVDVQWKNRPVEERLGSILVESGRITLDQQARALKRQANTRKRLGSILINMNLISPQEIEGPLKLHVSETLQRLYSLKGGTFYFQDRNLSEDCQAISPQGADHSCFLDSIRGMTGEKEYIPFINQRISLYIQDSPVDNLKVLNSGPIPSNATELLGSRRLAELIAILKEKFDTIIFDSPPLNSVSDACILSSKVDGVILVVRVGQTNRRGVQKAKQHLENAGAKICGVILNRLDIKKGGYYYDYYRYHYGHYQQPEIGSSGRD is encoded by the coding sequence ATGAGCGGGCCAAGGGGAAAAAACCATAAAGGGCGCACTCATTCAGACAGGAAATCGTATCCACTGGTTGTGGAAAAGGATTTATCCACCTCCTTTGCCGAGTCCTTCCGGACAGCCCATACGAACATTCACTACTCCCTGAATGGAAAGATCGGGAAACTCCTTCTGGTCACCAGCAGCCTTCCTCAGGAGGGTAAAACAACTACCGCCGTAAACCTGGCACTGACCATAGCTGAGGGAGGTCAAAGGGTACTGCTTGTCGATACGGACCTGCGGATCCCTTCTATTTACAAAATCTTCGGACATGACCGCAATCGGGGGCTTACCAATATTCTGATGGATATGTACACTGCTGATCTGACGGGAGGAACCCTCTCTCAATACGGACCGGGAGACTTGCTTGCTATCCTGGGCATTCAGGGAAAGAACGGTTTGTTGAACATTTCAGAAAACGGGGATGTTTATCATCTTTCATTTCGGAATGGACATCTGGTCGATGTCCAATGGAAAAACCGACCGGTGGAAGAGCGGCTCGGATCAATATTAGTGGAAAGCGGCCGAATCACCCTTGATCAGCAGGCCCGTGCTCTGAAGAGACAGGCAAACACCCGCAAAAGGCTCGGCTCCATCCTGATAAACATGAACCTGATTTCTCCCCAGGAGATCGAGGGACCGCTGAAACTCCACGTGTCTGAAACCCTGCAGCGACTCTACTCTCTGAAAGGCGGAACCTTTTATTTTCAGGATAGAAATTTATCGGAGGACTGTCAGGCAATCAGCCCGCAGGGGGCTGATCATTCCTGCTTCCTCGACAGTATACGGGGAATGACCGGCGAGAAGGAATATATTCCTTTCATTAACCAGAGGATATCTCTCTACATCCAGGACAGCCCGGTGGATAATCTGAAGGTTTTGAATTCAGGCCCGATTCCTTCAAATGCTACGGAGCTTCTCGGCTCGCGAAGGCTGGCCGAGCTAATCGCTATTCTCAAGGAGAAGTTTGATACTATCATCTTTGATTCACCTCCGCTGAATTCAGTTAGTGATGCCTGCATCCTCTCGTCCAAAGTCGATGGTGTTATTCTGGTCGTGCGGGTGGGTCAGACGAATCGTCGGGGAGTGCAAAAGGCAAAGCAGCACCTGGAGAATGCGGGCGCAAAAATTTGCGGAGTAATACTTAACCGCCTGGATATTAAAAAGGGTGGTTATTACTATGATTACTATCGGTATCATTATGGACATTACCAGCAGCCGGAGATCGGTTCATCCGGCCGCGATTAA
- a CDS encoding HD domain-containing protein has product MHRETMAHFRAWFFHYVTTFYSSSEEQQRNIILKEQHTLRVCRQILSLGQELGLSGPDLFLAETAALFHDLGRFRQWQQYGTFRDDRSENHAAIALRVLDEHKVLAALIPEEQELIRQAIRYHNALHVPDLEDPKAMQLIRMLRDADKLDIFRVFLDHFYSPPDQKNFSVEWNLPETPGYSGAIMADLSNHRISSLAHVRNRNDFKLLLLGWIFDINFLPAFRQILHRKYVEQICRLLPPTPEILNLETELLTYLRSRED; this is encoded by the coding sequence ATGCACAGGGAAACAATGGCTCATTTCAGGGCCTGGTTTTTTCACTATGTAACCACCTTTTATTCTTCATCGGAGGAGCAGCAGCGGAATATTATCCTCAAGGAGCAGCACACCCTGCGGGTGTGCCGGCAAATCCTGAGCCTGGGACAGGAGCTTGGCCTCAGCGGTCCGGATCTCTTCCTGGCCGAGACTGCGGCCTTGTTTCACGATCTTGGCAGATTCCGGCAGTGGCAGCAGTATGGCACCTTCCGGGATGATCGGTCCGAAAATCACGCTGCCATTGCCTTAAGAGTACTGGATGAACACAAGGTTCTGGCTGCGCTCATCCCGGAAGAACAGGAACTGATCCGGCAGGCAATCCGCTACCATAATGCCCTGCATGTTCCCGATCTTGAAGACCCCAAGGCCATGCAGCTCATCCGCATGCTGCGGGATGCGGATAAGCTCGACATCTTCCGGGTGTTTCTCGACCATTTTTATTCTCCTCCTGACCAGAAAAATTTCTCGGTAGAGTGGAACCTTCCGGAAACTCCCGGCTATTCCGGGGCAATAATGGCTGATCTGAGCAACCATCGGATATCTTCCCTGGCTCATGTCCGGAATCGAAACGATTTCAAGCTGCTGCTTCTTGGCTGGATCTTCGATATCAATTTTCTCCCTGCGTTCCGGCAAATTCTCCACCGCAAATATGTGGAGCAGATTTGCAGGCTGCTGCCGCCGACTCCCGAAATTCTCAACCTCGAAACAGAGCTTTTGACCTATCTGCGGAGCAGGGAAGATTAA
- a CDS encoding methionine adenosyltransferase, with product MPGSQPGGTLSIRVGDRLAVKDQPFEIVEKKGKGHPDSICDALMEEASRALNLLYREYTGHILHYNLDKGLLAAGRAAVAFGGGKVLTPLRMIIGDRATFEYLGRELPIWDTVVRSARNWISRNVRYLDPERHMTFQNGLNPGSRELTGIFTYEEGKMPKANDTSATVGFAPHTPVEELVLALDRYLNSARFREKFPAAGEDSKIMAVRRERSLDLTIALAMVDRFIASESDYFSLKEAVSREVDDFVKSRFDTTSLDIHLNTLDQRGKGEDGIYLTVTGTSAEQGDSGQVGRGNQVNGLMSLMRPQSSEASAGKNPLSHVGKIYNYLAYILADDLYRHLEGAGEVFVWLTSRIGDPVNQPALVAVEIIPGKGKSLAAGYQDIVSSRVLHHLEVIPDLCRKLMLGEVLVV from the coding sequence ATGCCTGGCAGCCAGCCGGGAGGGACATTATCCATACGGGTGGGGGATCGTTTGGCCGTGAAGGATCAGCCTTTTGAGATTGTCGAAAAGAAAGGCAAGGGGCACCCTGACTCTATCTGTGACGCTCTGATGGAAGAAGCTTCTCGTGCCCTGAACCTGCTTTACCGGGAATATACCGGCCATATCCTTCATTATAACCTGGATAAGGGGTTACTGGCTGCCGGAAGGGCAGCGGTAGCTTTTGGCGGAGGAAAGGTCCTTACTCCCCTGCGGATGATTATCGGAGACCGGGCCACGTTTGAATACCTGGGACGAGAGCTGCCGATATGGGATACGGTCGTTAGATCAGCCCGGAATTGGATCAGCCGCAATGTCCGATACCTGGACCCGGAGCGGCACATGACCTTCCAGAACGGACTCAATCCCGGATCGAGGGAACTTACGGGCATCTTCACTTACGAAGAGGGGAAGATGCCCAAAGCCAACGATACCTCGGCAACCGTGGGGTTTGCTCCTCACACCCCGGTTGAAGAACTGGTCCTGGCACTCGATCGGTATCTCAATTCAGCCCGTTTTCGGGAAAAATTTCCGGCTGCCGGTGAGGATAGCAAAATCATGGCGGTCCGAAGAGAGCGGTCACTGGACCTGACCATTGCCCTGGCTATGGTGGACCGCTTTATAGCCAGTGAGAGTGATTACTTCAGTCTCAAGGAAGCCGTAAGCCGGGAAGTGGATGATTTTGTCAAGTCCCGGTTTGATACCACCTCCCTGGATATCCATCTCAATACCCTGGACCAGCGGGGAAAAGGTGAAGATGGAATATACCTCACCGTCACCGGGACCTCTGCCGAGCAGGGAGACAGCGGACAGGTCGGACGGGGCAACCAGGTGAACGGTCTGATGAGCCTGATGCGGCCGCAGAGCAGCGAGGCATCGGCAGGGAAAAATCCCCTCAGCCATGTAGGGAAAATTTATAACTACCTGGCGTATATCCTGGCTGATGATCTTTATCGCCATCTCGAAGGGGCAGGCGAAGTTTTTGTCTGGCTGACCAGCCGGATCGGTGATCCGGTCAACCAACCCGCTCTGGTTGCCGTTGAGATTATCCCCGGAAAAGGAAAAAGCCTCGCTGCCGGATACCAGGATATCGTTTCCTCCCGCGTGCTGCATCATCTTGAGGTAATTCCGGACCTTTGCCGGAAACTCATGCTGGGAGAGGTTTTAGTGGTTTAA
- a CDS encoding tetratricopeptide repeat protein, giving the protein MQVAYSRKRAVILTVIFMAALSSGCWPRKPVSRNVLVPGDGERKNLKPLPNILLISIDTLRADHLGCYGYRGIPTPHIDHLAREGMLVTSCYTPVPITLPSHATLMTGQYPLAHNVRDNGTFRLGEESLTLAEILKSKGYQTAAFVGAFVLDSRFGLDQGFDIYDDQMELEGKKSDLLFEERRAEEVIGAAGNWLDQKQPGPFFLFIHCFDPHAPYHAPAPYGRGIEGCDDPANLASCYDQEIAYTDDCLGRLFEKMKELGIFDQTLICFTADHGESLGEHGEPSHSVFVYDSTIHVPLIIRYPEKIPRAERFLRQVSSVSIAPTILDMAGIHLADSKMQGESLWSMKTAAGQASSQDPDKEAIYCETYFPFYNHHWSPLQGVRTSEWKYVKAPKPELYQLANDPRELSNLFSYRQDQVAVMEKLLDGMKKKYSLQGSREKAHVMVMDEDTRRRLERLGYLWTAPAQEDPVKKEIGNYPDPKDMVVVLNYFNVAAYHYLRYEYDQAIGFFHKSLEIDPKDVFAHFMIGFIYNKTGQFEKARDEFLECIRLDPAYLNGYVNLGGVYLKLGQKEKAFEQIEKARKLDPESIEIYQNLGVLYSYSGEYDKAIEAFHEALKRDARHIEALRGLAGVYLAKKDYAAALQHAGKAIELDPQNVDAYNTLGAIYLAQGKITEAEEKIRQALKFDSRRVDTLLNLADVHIQKEEYSLARQEISRVQEIDPDVAKAYNALGIISLKEEDYSQALRQFQKAQQLEPGSAEILYNLGLCYSRLNDSDRAVQSLQKAIELDPGNLKARISLGVTFHHQQKFDQAIDAYQSALKLDPDNIDTLFQLGLACQDKGDSEQAINIYKQVLVKDARHLNAHIKLSLLYFALGQTDLGIEECRRILEIDPANEAAHINLGFTFFQQKEFDRAIAEYSQAIQNNPDNPVTYFHMANCYLWKQDLSRGIEYLQAALRVKPDFQPAKDLLDQIQSSLGSENQ; this is encoded by the coding sequence ATGCAGGTAGCATACTCGAGAAAAAGAGCTGTTATTTTGACGGTTATCTTCATGGCTGCTTTGAGTTCCGGCTGCTGGCCCAGGAAGCCGGTCAGCAGGAATGTCCTTGTGCCGGGAGATGGAGAAAGAAAAAACCTCAAGCCGCTTCCCAATATTCTTCTGATCTCGATCGATACCCTGCGTGCCGACCATCTGGGGTGCTATGGATATCGGGGGATTCCGACCCCTCACATCGATCATCTGGCCAGAGAGGGTATGCTGGTTACTTCCTGTTACACGCCGGTTCCGATTACCCTCCCCAGTCATGCCACCCTGATGACCGGGCAGTATCCTCTGGCCCATAATGTCCGGGACAACGGGACCTTCCGTCTCGGAGAGGAGAGCCTGACCCTGGCCGAGATTTTAAAAAGCAAGGGGTATCAAACCGCTGCCTTTGTGGGGGCCTTTGTGCTCGACTCCCGCTTTGGCCTTGACCAGGGGTTTGACATTTATGATGACCAGATGGAGTTGGAGGGGAAGAAATCGGACCTGCTGTTTGAAGAGAGGCGGGCTGAAGAGGTTATCGGGGCTGCCGGTAACTGGCTGGACCAGAAGCAGCCCGGCCCGTTTTTCCTCTTCATTCATTGCTTCGATCCCCATGCGCCCTATCATGCCCCTGCACCTTACGGGAGGGGAATAGAGGGCTGCGATGACCCGGCCAATCTGGCTTCCTGTTATGACCAGGAAATCGCCTATACCGACGATTGCCTGGGCAGGCTGTTTGAGAAGATGAAAGAGCTGGGAATTTTCGACCAGACTTTGATCTGCTTTACAGCGGACCATGGCGAGAGCCTTGGAGAGCATGGGGAGCCGAGTCATTCAGTTTTTGTCTATGACAGCACCATTCATGTCCCTCTTATCATCAGGTATCCGGAAAAAATTCCCCGTGCTGAGCGTTTCCTGCGTCAGGTGAGCAGTGTGAGTATTGCGCCCACGATTCTGGATATGGCCGGGATTCATCTGGCCGATTCCAAAATGCAGGGTGAGTCTCTCTGGTCGATGAAGACAGCAGCGGGACAGGCTTCTTCCCAGGATCCGGATAAGGAGGCGATTTACTGTGAAACCTATTTCCCCTTCTATAATCATCACTGGAGCCCGCTTCAGGGAGTGAGAACATCGGAGTGGAAGTATGTCAAGGCCCCGAAACCCGAGCTTTACCAGCTTGCAAACGATCCACGGGAGCTTTCCAACCTCTTTTCCTACCGCCAGGACCAGGTCGCGGTTATGGAGAAGCTCCTGGATGGAATGAAAAAAAAGTATTCACTCCAGGGCTCCCGGGAAAAAGCCCACGTGATGGTCATGGATGAGGATACCCGGCGCAGGCTCGAACGCCTGGGGTATCTGTGGACCGCACCGGCGCAGGAGGATCCCGTAAAAAAGGAGATCGGTAATTATCCGGATCCCAAGGATATGGTCGTCGTTCTCAACTATTTCAATGTGGCTGCCTATCATTACCTGCGCTACGAATATGACCAGGCTATCGGCTTTTTCCATAAGAGCCTGGAGATCGATCCCAAGGATGTATTCGCTCACTTTATGATTGGTTTCATCTATAACAAAACCGGACAATTCGAGAAGGCACGGGACGAATTTCTGGAATGCATCCGTCTCGATCCGGCTTACCTGAACGGATATGTCAACCTGGGAGGGGTGTATTTGAAGCTGGGGCAGAAAGAGAAAGCCTTCGAGCAGATCGAGAAAGCCCGGAAACTGGATCCTGAATCTATCGAGATCTATCAAAATCTGGGTGTTCTCTACAGTTACAGCGGTGAATACGACAAGGCCATCGAGGCTTTTCACGAGGCTTTGAAAAGGGATGCCAGGCACATCGAGGCCCTGCGGGGCCTGGCCGGTGTTTATCTGGCAAAGAAGGATTATGCAGCCGCTCTTCAGCATGCCGGGAAGGCGATTGAGCTTGATCCCCAGAACGTGGATGCCTACAATACTCTGGGAGCCATTTATCTCGCTCAGGGAAAGATTACCGAGGCGGAAGAAAAGATACGGCAGGCTTTAAAATTCGATTCCCGGAGAGTCGATACCCTGCTGAACCTGGCAGACGTTCACATTCAGAAGGAGGAATACAGCCTGGCCAGACAGGAGATCAGCCGGGTTCAGGAAATCGATCCCGATGTGGCCAAGGCGTATAATGCCCTGGGCATAATCTCTTTGAAAGAGGAGGATTATTCTCAGGCGCTCCGGCAGTTCCAGAAAGCGCAGCAACTGGAGCCGGGGTCTGCCGAGATTCTCTATAACCTGGGTCTGTGCTACTCTCGTCTCAATGATTCCGACCGGGCAGTTCAATCGCTGCAAAAAGCCATTGAGCTTGATCCCGGAAATCTGAAGGCCCGCATCAGTCTGGGTGTTACCTTTCACCATCAGCAAAAATTCGACCAGGCTATCGATGCCTATCAGTCTGCCCTGAAACTTGATCCGGACAACATTGATACCCTGTTTCAACTGGGATTAGCCTGTCAGGATAAGGGAGACAGTGAGCAGGCCATCAACATCTATAAACAGGTTCTGGTCAAAGATGCCAGGCATCTGAATGCACATATCAAACTCAGCCTGCTGTACTTTGCACTGGGGCAGACAGACCTGGGGATAGAAGAATGCAGGCGCATCCTGGAGATCGATCCAGCCAACGAGGCTGCCCATATCAATTTGGGATTCACTTTTTTTCAGCAGAAGGAATTTGATCGGGCCATTGCCGAATACAGCCAGGCGATACAGAACAACCCGGACAATCCGGTCACGTACTTTCATATGGCTAACTGTTATCTGTGGAAGCAGGATCTGTCCAGGGGTATCGAATACCTGCAGGCAGCCTTGCGGGTCAAACCGGATTTTCAGCCAGCCAAGGATCTTCTGGACCAGATTCAATCCTCCCTGGGAAGTGAAAATCAATGA
- a CDS encoding BsuPI-related putative proteinase inhibitor, whose protein sequence is MKKYLYLAVCLIVFLTVSPCRAALDDSVGQRASLAVDIQTDKVQYAPGECVLVSFTVINTGSEPVVLNFSSGRQVDFSVVDMSGIEVWRSSRHALYIQALTSMELQPGEVEEFQEEWPQVNNSGEQVSPGIYQVIGQLTANGIQHQRNASIPVAITPSSYVGN, encoded by the coding sequence ATGAAGAAGTATCTATATCTTGCAGTATGCCTTATTGTTTTTCTCACTGTTTCACCCTGTCGGGCAGCTTTGGACGATTCTGTCGGGCAGAGAGCATCTCTTGCTGTCGATATCCAGACTGACAAGGTGCAGTATGCACCCGGGGAATGTGTTCTGGTGTCCTTTACCGTAATCAATACCGGCAGTGAGCCGGTAGTCTTGAATTTTTCTTCCGGCAGGCAGGTGGATTTCTCCGTCGTCGACATGTCTGGAATCGAGGTCTGGAGATCGTCCAGGCATGCCCTGTATATTCAGGCACTGACTTCGATGGAATTGCAGCCTGGTGAGGTTGAGGAGTTTCAGGAGGAATGGCCTCAGGTCAATAACAGTGGGGAGCAGGTCAGTCCGGGCATCTATCAGGTTATCGGGCAATTGACGGCCAATGGGATTCAGCATCAGAGGAATGCTTCCATACCCGTTGCGATTACTCCCTCCTCGTATGTGGGAAATTAA
- a CDS encoding polysaccharide biosynthesis/export family protein — MVFLNNQTKDEGLISSTKELSVRGWILILCFLLLFPDYLFALQDCYKVGTEDILSITVWNEPELDKTVVVAQDGTINYPLVGNVPVAGCTVRQIDERITRLLAADYLVNPEVDVTIKEYHSQKVLVLGEILHPGLYVLSGPTSLLEIISKAGGVSDKVGSRVSILRSGPSGRGGKGEEKESVSLSIDLEELLKKGNLAGNIDLYPGDIVFLAGRKDSDISEQQVYISGRVQKPGAYEYQKGLTALNACIMAGGFEKDAASNRTILTRNIAGQQQIVKINLDLVKDGKRQDIQLQPGDRLFVPESFW; from the coding sequence ATGGTATTTCTGAACAACCAGACAAAAGACGAAGGGCTGATATCAAGCACAAAAGAGCTTTCCGTACGGGGATGGATACTCATTCTCTGCTTCCTGCTTCTCTTCCCCGATTATCTTTTCGCCCTTCAGGATTGTTATAAGGTAGGAACGGAAGATATCTTATCCATAACGGTCTGGAATGAGCCGGAACTGGATAAGACTGTTGTCGTTGCCCAGGATGGGACAATCAATTATCCCCTGGTGGGGAATGTGCCTGTGGCCGGTTGTACGGTCAGGCAGATCGATGAACGGATCACCCGGCTGCTGGCCGCAGATTACCTGGTAAATCCGGAGGTTGATGTCACGATTAAAGAATATCATAGTCAAAAGGTTCTGGTTCTGGGCGAGATATTGCATCCGGGCCTGTATGTTCTCAGCGGCCCGACCTCCCTTCTGGAAATCATCTCCAAGGCTGGCGGCGTGAGCGATAAAGTGGGCAGCAGGGTAAGTATCCTTCGATCCGGTCCATCCGGGAGAGGGGGTAAAGGAGAGGAAAAAGAGTCCGTTTCCCTCTCGATTGACCTTGAGGAACTGCTCAAAAAGGGAAACCTGGCCGGTAATATTGATCTCTATCCAGGGGATATTGTTTTTTTGGCAGGCAGGAAAGACAGTGATATCTCAGAACAGCAGGTATATATTTCCGGGCGGGTGCAGAAACCGGGTGCCTATGAATACCAGAAAGGGCTCACGGCTCTCAATGCCTGTATCATGGCCGGAGGCTTCGAGAAGGACGCGGCCTCGAATCGGACTATTTTAACCCGGAATATTGCCGGTCAGCAACAGATAGTGAAGATTAATCTTGACCTGGTCAAGGACGGAAAGCGGCAGGATATCCAGTTGCAGCCCGGAGATCGCCTGTTCGTTCCCGAGAGCTTCTGGTAA
- a CDS encoding GumC family protein, protein MDSQHKETHLLDYLYILRKWKWLVFASLFITVTLVIIGNYTLTPIYEAQSQLVIDKDSSRSIVSGQELEYLDYESFLSESLTFNTQFKMVVSYPVLERVVRNLHLKERYQNQRAPQAGPGSSLRESILDNIIRLRETVKGFLPSLGKTVDSRTGQPDISPEQEEKLEMIALVNSLKRKISAEQVTETRLVTITVSDEDPVWAQRIANGVVDACIEYDIHTRCSAAQKFVDWILSQINDMKRKLTESEQAFYRFKSENKIFSLSGKQGIDTQKIGELSASYIKVRTEHMELKARVAELEKIMARRNEKTLSPGLLGDPVLVDLSKELTDAQIQLSDLKTRYKDKHPKIANLASRVDILQDEFNSKLNKVYKNLLIEETILQSREEELQKAIKKHEEDALLTNQNELRYAVLERELETNKGLYEIMLNKLKETQINESAGKSNVRLIEPADLPRSPIKPKKVLNVMLAVVVGLVSGIGLVFLMEYMETNIKTEDDVELYLHLPVLGIIPEVERMGRSS, encoded by the coding sequence ATGGACTCTCAGCACAAGGAAACTCATTTACTTGATTATCTTTACATTCTGCGCAAGTGGAAATGGCTCGTATTTGCCAGTCTGTTTATCACCGTCACTCTGGTCATTATCGGCAACTATACCCTCACTCCTATCTATGAGGCTCAATCACAACTGGTTATCGATAAAGACAGCAGCCGGTCGATTGTCAGTGGACAGGAGCTTGAATATCTGGATTACGAGAGTTTCCTGTCCGAGAGTCTGACCTTTAATACGCAGTTCAAAATGGTGGTCAGCTATCCCGTACTTGAGCGGGTAGTCAGGAACCTCCACCTCAAGGAGCGCTATCAGAATCAGAGGGCTCCGCAGGCCGGACCGGGTTCTTCTCTCAGGGAGAGCATTCTCGATAACATCATCAGGCTCAGGGAAACGGTGAAAGGCTTCCTGCCCTCTTTGGGTAAGACTGTGGACAGCCGGACCGGGCAGCCGGATATCTCCCCTGAGCAGGAAGAAAAACTGGAAATGATTGCCCTGGTCAACAGCCTGAAGCGAAAAATCAGTGCAGAACAGGTTACCGAAACCCGTCTGGTCACTATCACCGTAAGTGACGAGGATCCTGTCTGGGCACAGAGGATTGCCAACGGTGTGGTAGATGCCTGCATCGAATATGATATTCACACCCGGTGCAGTGCTGCCCAGAAGTTTGTGGATTGGATTTTATCGCAAATCAATGACATGAAAAGGAAGCTCACTGAGTCTGAACAGGCTTTTTACCGCTTTAAAAGCGAAAACAAAATCTTCTCCCTGAGTGGCAAGCAGGGAATTGATACCCAGAAAATCGGTGAGCTGAGTGCTTCCTATATCAAGGTCCGGACTGAGCACATGGAACTGAAGGCACGGGTGGCTGAACTGGAAAAAATCATGGCCAGGCGAAACGAGAAAACACTCAGCCCCGGGCTTTTAGGTGATCCGGTCCTGGTAGACCTGAGCAAAGAGTTGACCGATGCACAGATTCAGCTCTCTGACTTGAAAACCCGCTACAAGGACAAGCATCCAAAGATAGCCAATTTAGCCAGTCGGGTAGATATCCTGCAGGATGAGTTCAACAGTAAGCTGAATAAGGTATACAAAAATCTCCTGATTGAGGAAACGATCCTTCAGTCACGGGAGGAAGAGCTGCAGAAAGCCATCAAAAAGCACGAGGAGGACGCTCTTTTGACCAACCAGAATGAGCTTCGCTATGCAGTCCTGGAAAGAGAGCTTGAAACGAATAAGGGCCTTTATGAAATCATGCTGAATAAGCTCAAGGAAACCCAGATCAATGAAAGTGCGGGGAAGTCAAATGTCCGGCTCATCGAGCCTGCTGATTTGCCCCGGTCTCCCATCAAGCCGAAAAAAGTACTGAATGTCATGCTGGCAGTAGTTGTCGGGCTTGTGTCCGGGATAGGTCTGGTATTTCTCATGGAATATATGGAAACCAACATTAAAACGGAAGATGACGTGGAGCTTTATCTTCATCTGCCGGTTTTGGGAATCATACCGGAAGTAGAAAGGATGGGAAGATCATCATGA